From a region of the Streptomyces venezuelae genome:
- a CDS encoding PTS glucose transporter subunit IIA: MTSVTSPLAGRAIGLAAVPDPVFSGAMVGPGTAIDPVREPSEAVSPVDGVVVSLHPHAYVVVDGEGHGVLTHLGIDTVQLNGEGFELLVNKGDTVTRGQAVIRWNPAAVEEAGKSPICPVVALEATAKSLSNVVESGDVKADDALFSWQ, translated from the coding sequence ATGACCAGCGTGACGTCCCCACTTGCCGGGCGTGCCATCGGACTCGCGGCAGTGCCCGATCCGGTGTTCTCCGGCGCCATGGTGGGACCTGGCACCGCCATTGATCCCGTCCGCGAGCCGTCGGAGGCGGTGTCCCCCGTCGATGGTGTGGTCGTCTCCCTGCACCCGCACGCGTACGTCGTCGTCGACGGCGAGGGTCACGGTGTACTCACGCACCTCGGGATCGACACGGTTCAGCTCAACGGCGAGGGCTTCGAGCTCCTCGTCAACAAGGGCGACACCGTGACCCGCGGCCAGGCCGTCATCCGCTGGAACCCCGCTGCCGTCGAGGAAGCCGGCAAGTCGCCGATCTGCCCGGTCGTGGCACTGGAAGCGACGGCCAAGTCCCTCTCCAACGTCGTCGAATCCGGCGACGTGAAGGCTGACGACGCTCTGTTCAGCTGGCAGTGA
- the ptsP gene encoding phosphoenolpyruvate--protein phosphotransferase gives METTLRGVGVSHGVAIGEVRHMGTAVLEPPARQITADEAAREQGRARQAVSAVAADLIARGQLAGGEAQHVLEAQAMIAEDPELMADVDRRIAVGSTAERGVYDAFAAYRDLLAGAGEYMAGRVADLDDVRNRIVARLLGVPMPGVPDSDEPYVLIARDLAPADTALLDPALVLGFVTEEGGPTSHSAILARALGVPAIVALPGAGEIAEGTVIAVDGSTGDLFVDPSPQKRAELEASAAERRAALAASSGPGATSDGHKVPLLANVGGPADVPAAVEAGAEGVGLFRTEFLFLDDSKKAPSEEKQVDSYRKVLEAFPEGRVVVRVLDAGADKPLDFLTPGDEPNPALGVRGLRSLLDHPDVLRTQLTALAKAAEGLPVYLEVMAPMVADRIDAKAFADACREAGLKAKFGAMVEIPSAALRARSILQEVEFLSLGTNDLAQYAFAADRQVGAVSRLQDPWQPALLDLIAMSADAAKAEGKSCGVCGEAASDPLLACVLTGLGVTSLSMGAASIPYVRATLAKYTLAQCERAAAAARAADSAEEARVAAQAVLSGE, from the coding sequence ATGGAGACAACGCTGCGAGGCGTCGGCGTGAGCCACGGGGTGGCGATCGGCGAGGTGCGGCACATGGGCACGGCGGTTCTGGAACCGCCGGCCAGGCAGATCACCGCGGACGAGGCGGCGCGCGAACAGGGGCGCGCCCGTCAGGCCGTGAGTGCCGTGGCGGCCGATCTGATCGCGCGTGGCCAGCTGGCCGGTGGCGAGGCCCAGCACGTGCTCGAGGCCCAGGCGATGATCGCCGAGGACCCCGAGCTGATGGCGGACGTCGACCGGCGGATCGCCGTCGGCAGTACCGCGGAGCGCGGCGTGTACGACGCGTTCGCCGCGTACCGCGACCTGCTCGCAGGGGCCGGGGAGTACATGGCCGGCCGGGTGGCCGACCTGGACGACGTGCGCAACCGCATCGTCGCGCGGCTGCTGGGCGTGCCGATGCCGGGTGTGCCCGACAGCGACGAGCCGTACGTGCTGATCGCGCGGGACCTGGCTCCCGCCGACACGGCGCTGCTCGACCCGGCGCTCGTGCTCGGGTTCGTGACCGAGGAGGGCGGGCCGACCAGCCACAGCGCGATCCTCGCGCGGGCGCTGGGCGTGCCGGCGATCGTGGCGCTGCCGGGTGCCGGTGAGATCGCGGAGGGCACCGTGATCGCGGTGGACGGCAGCACGGGTGACCTGTTCGTGGACCCGTCGCCGCAGAAGCGGGCGGAGTTGGAGGCTTCGGCCGCCGAGCGCAGGGCGGCTCTGGCCGCGTCGTCCGGTCCGGGTGCGACGTCCGACGGTCACAAGGTGCCGCTGCTGGCCAATGTGGGCGGTCCCGCGGACGTGCCGGCGGCCGTCGAGGCCGGGGCCGAGGGCGTGGGTCTGTTCCGCACCGAGTTCCTGTTCCTGGACGACAGCAAGAAGGCGCCGTCGGAGGAGAAGCAGGTCGACTCCTACCGCAAGGTGCTGGAGGCCTTCCCCGAGGGTCGTGTCGTGGTGCGGGTGCTCGATGCCGGTGCCGACAAGCCGCTGGACTTCCTGACGCCGGGCGACGAGCCCAACCCGGCGCTGGGGGTGCGCGGGCTGCGCTCGCTGCTGGACCACCCGGACGTGTTGCGTACGCAGCTCACCGCGCTGGCCAAGGCGGCCGAGGGGCTGCCGGTCTACCTCGAGGTCATGGCCCCGATGGTCGCCGACCGGATCGACGCGAAGGCCTTCGCGGACGCCTGCCGGGAGGCCGGTCTGAAGGCGAAGTTCGGCGCGATGGTCGAGATCCCCTCCGCCGCCCTGCGGGCGCGCTCGATCCTCCAGGAAGTCGAGTTCCTGTCGCTGGGCACGAACGACCTGGCCCAGTACGCCTTCGCCGCCGACCGTCAGGTCGGCGCCGTCTCCCGGCTCCAGGACCCGTGGCAGCCGGCGCTGCTCGATCTGATCGCGATGTCGGCGGATGCCGCCAAGGCGGAGGGCAAGAGCTGCGGTGTCTGTGGCGAGGCCGCTTCCGATCCGCTGCTGGCCTGTGTGCTGACCGGTCTGGGTGTCACCTCTCTTTCGATGGGTGCCGCTTCGATTCCTTATGTGCGGGCGACGCTCGCCAAGTACACGCTGGCCCAGTGCGAGCGTGCCGCGGCGGCGGCTCGTGCGGCGGACAGCGCCGAGGAGGCGCGGGTCGCCGCGCAGGCGGTGCTGTCCGGCGAGTAG
- a CDS encoding acetoacetate--CoA ligase: MTSATQPEPLWAPGPDRIAAARITAFQAWAAERHGAPADGGYPALHRWSVDALDTFWQAVAEWFDVRFTTPYESVLADRSMPGAQWFTGATLNYAEHALRAAEDPARAEEPALLYVDETHEVVPVGWAELRRQVGSLAAELRALGVRPGDRVSGYLPNIPEAAVALLATAAVGGVWTSCAPDFGARSVLDRFQQVEPVVLFTVDGYRYGGKQHDRRDTVAELRADLPSLRAVVHIPLLGTPAPEGALDWSALTSGDTEPVFEPVPFDHPLWVLYSSGTTGLPKAIVQSQGGILLEHLKQLGLHCDLGPEDRFFWYTSTGWMMWNFLVSGLLTGTTVVLYDGSPGYPDTGAQWRIAERTKATLYGTSAAYVMACRKAEVHPSRDFDLSAVKCVATTGSPLPPDGFRWLHDEVAEDLWIASVSGGTDVCSCFAGAVPTLPVHIGELQAACLGTDLQAWDPSGKPVTGEVGELVVTNPMPSMPIHFWNDPDGSRYHDSYFEMFPGVWRHGDWITLTDHGSVVIHGRSDSTLNRQGVRMGSADIYEAVERLPEIKESLVIGLEEPNGGYWMPLFVHLAPGATLDDDLRARIKATIREELSPRHVPDEIIEVPGIPHTLTGKRIEVPVKRLLQGTPLAKAVNPGSVDNLDLLPFYEELARTRG; encoded by the coding sequence ATGACCTCAGCCACGCAGCCGGAACCCCTCTGGGCGCCGGGCCCCGACCGGATCGCCGCGGCCCGGATCACCGCCTTCCAGGCCTGGGCCGCCGAGCGCCACGGAGCCCCCGCCGACGGCGGCTACCCCGCCCTGCACCGCTGGTCCGTCGACGCGCTCGACACCTTCTGGCAGGCCGTCGCCGAATGGTTCGACGTCCGCTTCACCACCCCGTACGAGTCCGTCCTCGCCGACCGGTCCATGCCCGGCGCCCAGTGGTTCACCGGAGCCACCCTCAACTACGCCGAGCACGCCCTGCGTGCCGCAGAAGACCCGGCCCGCGCGGAAGAACCCGCCCTCCTGTATGTGGACGAGACCCACGAGGTCGTCCCCGTCGGCTGGGCCGAGCTCCGCCGCCAGGTCGGCTCGCTCGCCGCCGAACTGCGCGCCCTCGGCGTACGCCCCGGCGACCGCGTCAGCGGCTACCTCCCCAACATCCCCGAGGCCGCCGTCGCCCTCCTCGCCACCGCCGCCGTCGGCGGGGTCTGGACCTCCTGCGCCCCCGACTTCGGCGCCCGCAGCGTCCTCGACCGCTTCCAGCAGGTCGAGCCCGTCGTCCTGTTCACCGTCGACGGCTACCGCTACGGCGGCAAGCAGCACGACCGCCGCGACACCGTCGCCGAACTCCGCGCCGACCTGCCCTCCCTGCGCGCCGTCGTCCACATCCCGCTCCTGGGCACGCCCGCCCCCGAAGGCGCCCTCGACTGGTCCGCCCTCACCTCCGGCGACACCGAGCCCGTCTTCGAACCGGTCCCCTTCGACCACCCCCTCTGGGTGCTCTACTCCTCCGGTACGACCGGCCTCCCCAAGGCCATCGTCCAGTCCCAGGGCGGCATCCTCCTCGAACACCTCAAGCAGCTCGGCCTGCACTGCGACCTCGGCCCCGAGGACCGGTTCTTCTGGTACACCTCCACCGGCTGGATGATGTGGAACTTCCTCGTCTCCGGCCTGCTCACCGGCACGACCGTCGTCCTCTACGACGGCAGCCCCGGCTACCCCGACACCGGCGCCCAGTGGCGCATCGCCGAGCGGACGAAGGCCACCCTCTACGGCACCTCCGCCGCCTACGTCATGGCCTGCCGCAAGGCCGAGGTCCACCCGTCCCGCGACTTCGACCTCTCCGCCGTGAAGTGCGTCGCCACCACCGGCTCCCCGCTCCCGCCCGACGGCTTCCGCTGGCTCCACGACGAGGTCGCCGAAGACCTCTGGATCGCCTCCGTCAGCGGCGGCACCGACGTGTGCAGCTGCTTCGCGGGCGCCGTCCCCACCCTCCCGGTCCACATCGGCGAACTCCAGGCCGCCTGCCTCGGCACGGACCTCCAGGCCTGGGACCCCTCCGGGAAGCCCGTCACCGGCGAGGTCGGCGAGCTCGTCGTCACCAACCCCATGCCGTCCATGCCGATCCACTTCTGGAACGACCCCGACGGCAGCCGCTACCACGACAGCTACTTCGAGATGTTCCCCGGCGTCTGGCGCCACGGTGACTGGATCACCCTCACCGACCACGGCTCGGTCGTCATCCACGGCCGCTCCGACTCCACCCTCAACCGCCAGGGCGTCCGGATGGGCTCCGCCGACATCTACGAGGCCGTCGAACGCCTCCCCGAGATCAAGGAATCCCTGGTCATCGGCCTGGAAGAGCCGAACGGCGGCTACTGGATGCCGCTCTTCGTCCACCTCGCCCCCGGCGCGACCCTCGACGACGACCTGCGCGCACGCATCAAGGCGACGATCCGCGAGGAACTCTCCCCGCGTCACGTCCCCGACGAGATCATCGAGGTCCCCGGCATCCCCCACACCCTCACCGGCAAGCGCATCGAGGTCCCGGTCAAGCGCCTCCTCCAGGGCACCCCCCTGGCCAAGGCGGTCAACCCGGGCTCCGTCGACAACCTCGACCTCCTCCCCTTCTACGAGGAGCTGGCCCGCACCCGCGGCTGA
- a CDS encoding glycoside hydrolase family 31 protein: MNGRDLVRAVKDVGTERGRRAWRSAWRHRRSDAVGLPRRGAERARVPGLMTGTEARPGGGVLRFARSELLVRVMVGGAVFWSWDGAGPTPSYAVVGEGPEPDPRAVLEPDTGGGWRVVSERVTVAVSRHGALEVRTPGGAVLRREAPPRWWEPVDPRMGAARWLQRSEVPADARFFGLGGRAGGPRLRDGVYRLWNTDPKGGFGPGVDPLYLTMPVQMVVADAGTHLVFHDNSWDGRVVLREGEEGAGSGADRPGASELRMEGGPLRCWVLVGTPARVLQGWSGLTGAAAVPPEWALGYQHARWGFGSAEEVRRVVAGYAARGLALSAVHLDIDHYDGHRVFTVDEGRFPDLPELARELGELGVRLVSIVDPAVKAGDGVHASGLAVGAGGAFVRDARGAEVRGEVWPGECAYPDFTDPAVREWWGGLYEERLARGFAGFWHDMNEPVSFAPFGDSTLPRSARHALEGAGGDHREGHNVYGLAMARAGWEGLVRLRPAERPFLFSRSGWAGMQRYGGTWSGDVESSWAGLRASLALVLGLGLCGVPYSGPDVGGFGGSPSPELYVRWLQLGAYLPLFRTHSAIWAGRREPWEFGPEVAEQAAEVMAERERLRPYFVTLAHLARRTGAPYVRPVWWGTPEERRLRDCEDAFLLGDALLVAPVLECGADRRAVRLPRGRWYDTATGAAYEGPGQILLDAPQGRIPVLARAGAVLPVRAASGDGVELEVWAPARGRTGGGVVIRDPGPGFEAGEVERYAVRWVGDAVVVEDEAGNRVEGVTVRGL; encoded by the coding sequence ATGAACGGTCGTGATCTGGTACGTGCGGTGAAAGACGTCGGTACGGAGCGCGGTCGGCGCGCCTGGCGCTCGGCCTGGCGCCACCGGCGCTCGGATGCGGTGGGGCTTCCGCGCCGGGGCGCGGAGCGGGCGCGCGTGCCGGGGCTGATGACCGGTACGGAGGCCCGGCCGGGCGGGGGCGTGCTGCGGTTCGCGCGCTCCGAGCTGCTGGTACGGGTGATGGTGGGCGGCGCGGTGTTCTGGAGCTGGGACGGGGCCGGGCCGACTCCGTCGTACGCGGTGGTGGGCGAGGGGCCCGAGCCGGATCCGCGGGCCGTGCTGGAGCCGGACACCGGGGGCGGCTGGCGGGTGGTGTCGGAGCGGGTGACGGTGGCGGTGTCGCGGCACGGGGCGCTGGAGGTGCGTACGCCGGGCGGGGCGGTGCTGCGGCGGGAGGCGCCGCCGCGGTGGTGGGAGCCGGTGGATCCGCGGATGGGTGCGGCGCGGTGGCTGCAGCGGAGCGAGGTGCCGGCGGACGCGCGGTTCTTCGGGCTGGGCGGCCGGGCTGGGGGGCCGCGGCTGCGGGACGGGGTGTACCGGTTGTGGAACACGGACCCGAAGGGGGGCTTCGGGCCGGGGGTCGATCCGCTGTACCTGACGATGCCGGTGCAGATGGTGGTGGCGGACGCGGGCACGCATCTGGTGTTCCACGACAACTCGTGGGACGGGCGGGTGGTGCTGCGGGAGGGTGAGGAGGGCGCCGGTTCGGGCGCGGACCGGCCGGGGGCGAGCGAGCTGCGGATGGAGGGCGGGCCGCTGCGGTGCTGGGTGCTGGTGGGGACGCCGGCGCGGGTGCTGCAGGGGTGGTCGGGGCTGACGGGCGCGGCCGCGGTGCCGCCGGAGTGGGCGCTGGGGTACCAGCACGCACGGTGGGGGTTCGGGAGTGCGGAGGAGGTGCGGCGGGTGGTCGCGGGGTACGCGGCGCGCGGGCTCGCACTGTCGGCCGTACACCTGGATATCGATCACTACGACGGGCACCGGGTGTTCACGGTGGACGAGGGGAGGTTCCCCGACCTGCCGGAGCTGGCGCGGGAGCTGGGGGAGCTCGGGGTGCGGCTGGTGTCGATCGTGGACCCGGCGGTGAAGGCGGGCGACGGGGTGCACGCGTCGGGGCTGGCGGTGGGGGCGGGTGGGGCCTTCGTACGGGACGCGCGGGGCGCGGAGGTGCGCGGTGAGGTGTGGCCGGGCGAGTGCGCGTACCCGGATTTCACGGATCCGGCCGTGCGGGAGTGGTGGGGCGGGCTGTACGAGGAGCGGCTCGCGCGGGGCTTCGCCGGTTTCTGGCACGACATGAACGAGCCGGTGTCCTTCGCGCCGTTCGGGGACTCGACGCTGCCGAGGTCGGCGCGGCACGCGCTGGAGGGGGCGGGTGGTGACCACCGCGAGGGGCACAACGTGTACGGGCTGGCGATGGCGCGGGCGGGGTGGGAGGGGCTGGTGCGGCTGCGGCCCGCCGAGCGGCCGTTCCTGTTCTCGCGGTCGGGGTGGGCGGGGATGCAGCGGTACGGGGGCACCTGGTCGGGGGACGTGGAGTCCAGCTGGGCGGGGCTGCGGGCCTCGCTGGCCCTGGTGCTGGGGCTCGGGCTGTGCGGGGTGCCGTACTCGGGTCCGGACGTCGGCGGGTTCGGGGGGTCGCCGTCGCCGGAGTTGTACGTGCGGTGGCTGCAACTGGGGGCCTACCTGCCGTTGTTCCGGACGCACTCGGCGATCTGGGCGGGGCGGCGGGAGCCGTGGGAGTTCGGGCCGGAGGTGGCCGAGCAGGCCGCGGAGGTGATGGCGGAACGGGAGCGGCTGCGGCCGTATTTCGTGACGCTGGCCCATCTGGCGCGGCGGACGGGGGCCCCTTACGTGCGGCCGGTGTGGTGGGGGACGCCGGAGGAGCGGCGGTTGCGGGACTGCGAGGACGCCTTCCTGCTCGGTGACGCGCTGTTGGTGGCGCCGGTGCTGGAGTGCGGGGCGGACCGGCGGGCGGTACGGCTGCCGCGGGGACGCTGGTACGACACGGCGACGGGGGCGGCGTACGAGGGCCCGGGCCAGATCCTGCTGGACGCGCCGCAGGGCCGGATCCCGGTGCTGGCGCGGGCGGGGGCCGTGCTGCCGGTACGGGCCGCCTCCGGCGACGGGGTGGAGCTGGAGGTCTGGGCTCCGGCCCGGGGACGCACGGGGGGCGGGGTGGTGATCCGGGACCCCGGGCCGGGCTTCGAGGCGGGCGAGGTGGAGCGGTACGCGGTGCGGTGGGTGGGGGACGCGGTGGTGGTCGAGGACGAGGCGGGGAACCGGGTGGAGGGGGTCACCGTACGGGGGCTGTAG
- a CDS encoding SRPBCC family protein gives METAMEYGSIERELHIDASPEVVFEVLSSPEHIREWWSAETTAFEPAAGATGRLTWTDQDNGGHQSAPFTVVEADPPRMFSFRWTYDETEAETAGPGNSLLVTFELVPAGTGTTVRFRESGYRERGWEAAVLEATYDDHRQGWDFYLPRLAATAERLAGAR, from the coding sequence ATGGAGACGGCCATGGAGTACGGGAGCATCGAGCGCGAGCTGCACATCGACGCCTCGCCCGAGGTGGTGTTCGAGGTGCTCAGCAGCCCCGAGCACATCCGGGAGTGGTGGAGCGCCGAGACCACCGCGTTCGAGCCGGCCGCGGGCGCGACGGGCCGTCTCACATGGACGGACCAGGACAACGGCGGGCACCAGTCCGCACCGTTCACGGTCGTCGAGGCCGACCCGCCCCGGATGTTCTCGTTCCGCTGGACCTACGACGAGACGGAAGCGGAGACGGCAGGTCCGGGAAACTCCCTGCTGGTGACCTTCGAACTCGTCCCCGCAGGGACGGGGACCACGGTCCGTTTCCGCGAGAGCGGCTACCGCGAGCGGGGCTGGGAGGCCGCCGTACTCGAAGCCACCTACGACGACCACCGGCAGGGCTGGGACTTCTACCTGCCGCGCCTGGCCGCGACCGCCGAACGGTTGGCGGGCGCGCGATGA
- a CDS encoding ArsR/SmtB family transcription factor produces MSTAVDDDLWSAIGDPTRRRMIDLLLADGQGTATTLSAHLPVTRQAVTKHLAVLDRVGLVRSAPAGREKRYQVDEAQLARAVAQLNSVGEMWDARLRRVKSLAEAIQRAKDAEKK; encoded by the coding sequence ATGAGCACCGCCGTCGACGACGACCTGTGGTCCGCGATAGGCGACCCGACCCGGCGCCGCATGATCGATCTCCTGCTGGCCGACGGCCAGGGGACCGCGACGACCCTCAGCGCACACCTGCCGGTGACCCGGCAGGCCGTGACCAAGCACCTGGCCGTGCTCGACCGGGTCGGGCTGGTCCGGTCCGCGCCGGCGGGACGGGAGAAGCGCTACCAGGTGGACGAGGCACAGCTGGCCCGCGCCGTGGCGCAGCTGAACTCCGTCGGTGAGATGTGGGACGCGCGCCTGCGGCGCGTCAAGAGCCTCGCCGAGGCGATCCAGCGGGCCAAGGACGCGGAGAAGAAGTAG